From Tiliqua scincoides isolate rTilSci1 chromosome 2, rTilSci1.hap2, whole genome shotgun sequence, the proteins below share one genomic window:
- the LOC136640417 gene encoding zinc finger protein 135-like, protein MQENHRNMASLEFPNVTIKLEAEETAWLPNNQGSEESESFPGACSGFPVPKSEVIHGGDPWIPEPVSEQREIPQDYSSELPDVIVKLEQDEEPCDPCYRGSKDCRIFQGAHTGDGSERTFVRETPYYLGCGRSFSATPDLIKHESQPTAEKPHKCSRCSKSFMKRSNLRTHERIHTGEKPFRCSECGNSFSDGSSLIRHKRKHTGEKPYSCLECGKRFNQSSSLIRHERSHTEQRPYKCLECGKRFNQSSTLVRHERIHREQRPYKCSDCGKRFIQSSSLLAHERIHSGEKPYQCTLCGKGFVQRSNLLIHEMKHTGLKPFKCPDCGKGFNQNSSLVIHRRIHTGEKPYNCSHCGRRFSDKSSLNKHERAHRGDKPYKCSSCGKSFVRRSHLLTHERIHTGVKPFKCSDCGKSFSSRSHLIRHEGTHTGEKPFDCSFCGKSFNRKSNLTNHERTHTGEKPYKCSDCGKSFSDRSSLIKHERIHTGEKPYSCSACEKSFSDKSSLIRHERIHTEEKPYKCSDCGKGFNQSSSLIVHERTHTGEKPFKCSDCGKGFIRRTILNKHERTHVGEKQ, encoded by the exons ATGCAGGAGAATCACAGGAACATGGCCTCATTAG AGTTTCCTAATGTGACCATTAAGCTTGAAGCCGAAGAAACAGCCTGGCTCCCGAATAACCAGGGATCAGAAGAAAGTGAGAGCTTCCCAGGTGCCTGCTCAG GCTTTCCTGTTCCCAAATCAGAAGTGATCCATGGAGGTGATCCATGGATTCCAGAGCCCGTTTCAGAACAGAGAGAGATCCCACAAGATTACAGCTCAG AGCTTCCCGATGTGATAGTAAAACTGGAACAAGATGAGGAACCGTGTGATCCATGCTACCGGGGGTCAAAGGACTGTAGGATATTTCAAGGGGCCCACACAG GAGATGGGTCTGAAAGAACCTTCGTGAGAGAAACCCCATATTATTTGGGCTGTGGAAGAAGCTTCAGTGCTACACCAGACCTTATCAAACACGAGAGCCAGCCTACAGCTGAGAAACCCCACAAATGCTCTCGCTGCTCCAAGAGCTTCATGAAAAGATCCAACCTTCGTACTCATGAGAGAAtccacacgggagagaaaccGTTCCGCTGCTCCGAGTGCGGGAACAGCTTCAGTGACGGATCCAGCCTGATCAGGCACAAAAGGAAACACACGGGGGAGAAGCCCTACAGTTGCTTAGAGTGTGGGAAACGGTTCAACCAGAGCTCCAGCCTCATCAGGCATGAGAGAAGCCACACCGAGCAGCGGCCgtataaatgcttagaatgtggcAAAAGGTTCAACCAGAGCTCCACCCTGGTTCGACATGAAAGAATCCACCGAGAACAGAGACCGTACAAATGCTCAGACTGCGGCAAGAGGTTCATCCAGAGCTCCAGCCTCCTTGCACACGAGAGAATCCACTCGGGGGAGAAACCGTATCAGTGTACGTTGTGCGGAAAAGGCTTTGTTCAGAGATCAAACCTCCTTATTCACGAGATGAAACACACTGGTCTTAAACCATTTAAGTGTCCAGACTGTGGGAAAGGATTCAATCAGAATTCAAGCCTCGTCATACACAGGAGAATTCACACAGGTGAAAAACCATACAACTGTTCACATTGTGGGAGGCGTTTCAGTGACAAATCCAGCCTTAATAAACACGAGAGAGCCCACAGAGGAGACAAACCCTATAAGTGCTCCAGCTGTGGGAAAAGCTTTGTCCGGAGGTCGCATCTCCTGACACATGAAAGGATCCACACAGGAGTGAAGCCCTTTAAATGCTCGgactgtgggaaaagcttcagcaGCCGATCACACCTTATCAGGCACGAgggaacccacacaggggagaaaccttttgACTGCTCTTTTTGTGGGAAGAGTTTCAACAGGAAGTCTAATCTGACAAATCACGAGAGGacccacactggagagaagcctTACAAATGCTCGgactgtgggaaaagcttcagcgACAGGTCCAGCCTGATAAAGCACGAGAGAATCCACACGGGTGAGAAGCCCTACAGCTGCTCGGCTTGCGAGAAAAGCTTCAGCGACAAATCGAGCCTCATCCGGCATGAGAGAATCCATACAGAGGAGAAGCCGTATAAGTGCTCGGATTGCGGGAAAGGGTTCAACCAGAGCTCAAGCCTCATTGttcatgagagaacccacacgggagagaaaccatttaaatgctcTGATTGTGGCAAAGGCTTCATTAGGAGGACAATTCTTAATAAGCACGAGAGAACTCACGTGGGAGAGAAACAATGA